One Ciconia boyciana chromosome 16, ASM3463844v1, whole genome shotgun sequence genomic window, CATCCACGGGGACCAGGCTCAGCCTCCCACAATTGGGGCTCGGGGCGGGCTGGAGAGGCTTGTGCCGGGCTGGAGAGGCTCGTGCCGGGCTGCAGACCCCTGCCCCGCgccaggagctgggctgaggCCAGGCCCGCTCATGTCACCGGTGATGAACCGGGGGCTGCGCTCCCCTCCCGCAGCAGGGACCCCCGTGCCAGGCTGCGGcatggggacccccggggcagCGCCCGTGGCCCCGGTTAAACGGACACCCCACGCGGTGGGAGCGGGGGGCTCCCGGCGCTGCCCCTGGTGCCCCACGGCACGCcggcgtccccgtccccacctgAGCGGCCAGAGCGAGGGCCGACAGAGTTAAGGAGCGGGGAGGTGGTATTGGCGCGGGGCCCTGGCAGCCGGCCCAGCTGGTAGTTTGACCGGCTGCCAGTTGGCTCCCAGTGTGCCGGGGCCCGCGCAGCGTGccggggggggcgcgggggggggccgggcagcgCACGCGGTTCCGGCAGCGCAGCGCCCGCCGCTGATGGACGGCCCGCCCGAGCGTGCCGGCTAACGAGCCTGCGAGGGCCGTGCCGAGCCGCCGCGAtgtggccgccgccgccacgaGTCTGCGGGGTCTCAGCGGCAGctgccgggcgggcgggggggtccctggcCTGGAGGAATTACAGCCTCCGGCAAAGCATTCATGGCCGGAGCGGCGCGTGGCCGGGCTACTGCGGCGCGGTGCGTGCCGTGGCACGGCACGGAGGTGCCGTGGGGAGCCGTGTGCCTGCGAGTGTGCCGTGGCCCCCCTGACCgctgtgccccccagccccggggtaCCCCCGCTTCTCTGGGAGCCTGGCCTCCACCTTCCTGCCCATGAGCCACCTGGACCACCACGGCAACAGCAACGTCCTCTACGGCCAGCACCGCTTCTACGAGAGCCAGAAAGGCAGGTACCGGGGTCCTGGCATGGCACCGCGGTGCCACCACAACCTCTGGGGCCGGTCGGGGTCCCCCATGGGGGCATGTGTCCCCAGCCTGTCAGGGGACGGCGGGGAGGCTGccgggcaggggtggggggctcaGCACCCGTCCCCAGTGCCGGTGCCCGGCGTCGGGGCTGGCGGCAGAGCAAGCGCTGGGTCCCCGGGGAGGAGCGGGACCGGCGGGCACGGGGTGGTGGGCACCCGTCCcagccgccgctgccgctcTCGCTTTTCACAATATTGTGGCGGGCGCTTAATAGGGAACATTGTTTGGGTGGGAAATGGAGCTAATTAGGCCGTGCCTTCCCCCGCGCTCCTCCCCTGGTTAGCGGGGAGCCGGCGCTGGCACGGCTGCAGCCCCGGGTGCCCCGACCGCACTGTCGTTCGGCAGGGGGGCCGCAGGGGGCTCACCCATCGCCCTCCCCTCCAGATAACTTCTACCTGCGCAACCTGCCCGCCCAGCCCGCCCTGCTCCCTGCCGGCCACGGCTTCCCCGGCATCGCCCGTGCCGCCCCTGGGCcccccaccagctcctgcagccgGGAGCGGGAGGCCGGACCCCTGCCCAAGACCCCCAAGGACTACGACCGCTTCCTGGCGGGCAAGGAGAAGGCGGGCAAGGGGGATCCCAAGGAGCGGCCGCCCGAGGAGGACCCCAAGGATCGGCACAAAGCGGTGCTGCCGGTGTCGCCGGAGGGGCACTGCAAGGAGGGACTGCCCCCTCGGGGGGCCGGCGATGGCCGCCCCAAGCACcttgcctcctgcctgctgggcgCCAAGGGGCTGGAGGGTGACGTCGGCCGCGCCGTGCTGCCCAGCTGTGCCGGTAGCGCCCTGCCCCGCGCCGGCCGCTGCAGCGCCAAGGAACCGTGCCGGGGCGAGCGGGAGCCGGGCGCCCCCGAGGCGCCCCAGCCCTACGGCGAGTGCATGGAGCGGCGGCAGATGCTGCACCACGCCGTTTCCTACGCGGTGCCCACCGGGCCGGCCCCGCTtggccccgccgccggctccttcccctgcctgcagctgcacgCCGGCTCCGAGGTGCTGTGCCCGCTGCCGGAGCCGGCCGGCCGGGAGCTGAAGCTGAGCGGGGCCACGCTGGTGCCCTCGGTGGGACACCTGACGGACAAGAGCCGCTCCTTCCAGGTGGCGGCGGAGGCCGGCGGGCTGGAGCGTGCCGAGGGCAAGGACCGGCACGCCGAGGTGGGGGCCGAGCCCCCGGCCGCTTACGGTGGCCCCTTCCACCACTCGCTGAAGGCGGAGGGCCCGGCAGAGCGGCGGCTGGAGTGGGGGGCTCCCGGCGCACGGCTGAAGGGGCTGGAGTACCTGGGCGGGGGGGCAGCTGAGGGGCCCCCCTTTGCCGGCCGGGGcccagcacccaagggtgctctGGAGAAGGGCTACTTCGAGGTGCCGCCGGCACCCGACTGctcccgcgccgcccgccccgacCCCCTGGGCGTCCGGGTCGGCCCCTCCTGCTGCACTTTAGAGAAGGGcccccccaaggacccccccccggggccgggtcCCCAGAAAGTGGCACGGATCCGGCACCAGCAGCACCCCGAGGCGGAggcggccgcggccggccccggccccgaggGCAAGCGCAAGCCCCTGGAGCTGAGCGCCCTGGGCTACGGCggcccccccctgcccccctggGGCGTGCAGGGCCAGGGCCCCCCCCTGGCCGTGGCGGAGGAGCGGAAGGGGCCCTACCTGGACCCCTTCGGCACGAGTCTGCAGCAGGCTGCGTTGATGACTCAGGGCTCGGTGCTGGGCCAGGAGGTGCCGGCCGCCCCGGACGAGGTCTCGGCCATGAAGAACctgctgaaatacagcaacCAGGCGCTGCTGGGGGGGCAGAAGGGCCCCCCCttcgtggggctggggggcgtCAAGGGCAGCTGCGCCCACCAGGACGCCAAGTTCCccccggggaaggggcagcCGGAGCTGGAGCGGCCGGACTGTGCCCGCGGCCGGGAGCACGACGGGCTGGCCCCCGGCGAGGGCGAGGTGCGGCAGCCGCCCGTCGGCATCGCCGTGGCCGTGGCGCGGCAGAAGGACACGCTCGGACGTCCCGAACCCTCTTACGGCGGCGGCAGCTCTgggcggcagggccgggcggcTGCCGGCATCAAAGGTatggcccggggaggggggccgggggggtggggtggggggctggtGGTGCCACGCTGATGCCGCCGTCCTGTCCCCGGCACAGCGGGCACCGCGCGGCCCATGCACCTCATCGacctggaggcagaggaggagcgGGGCCGGCTCTGCGAGGAGCgcctggggctgccggggcgAGAGCTCCTTCTCCAGTAAGCGCCCgtggcggggggacgggggggtccccgcgTGCCGGGGCTGGTCCCTACGGTGCCACCCTGCCCCTCGCCCCGTGTTCCCCTTCTTCCTGCAGGGACAACAAGGACCTGGTGGAGTTCGCCCGGATGCACCCGTCCGGGGGGTGTCCCGGTGAGCTGACCCCCCACCTGATGATCGCCGGGGGCTCCTCGCTGCCGGCGGGGCAGCTCGGGGGGGACCCCGCTGCCCACGCCCACCCGGCACACACGCACTGGCTGCCCCGCACCCGCAGCCCCTCCATCTGGATGGGGGGACACTCCTACGGTCAGCGCTGCCGGCAAacgggatgggggggggggtgcgggaGGGGGGCCGGCTGGGTGCGTCCCCCCCCCGACAGCGGGGTGCTGGCCCCCCAGCCTCTGTGCTGacagccccccggccccacagGCATCGGCCACCCCGCGCTGCACCAGAACCTGCCGCCCGCCTTCCCTGCCTCCATGCCCAGCACCATGCAGCCCGTCTTCCCCCTCTCCCAAGACCCCCCTGCCCAGCTCGTCATCCTGCCCACCGAGCCCCCCGCCCACGGCACCCCCCACACGCTGGGTGAGCCTGGGACGGGGGATGGCGGTGGGCGTGCCCCCTTGtgttgggggccccaggggtactgctgtggggtttggggctggaggtgctggtgggGGGGAAATGGGGTCTCTGGGTGCTTTTGGGGGTGCAGGAGTGGGAGATGGGTCCCTCTGGGTGTgtttgggggttcaggggtgGGAGATGGGTCCCTGTGGGTgcttttgggggtgcaggggtgggagaTGGGGACCCTCTGGGTGCgtttgggggttcaggggtgGGAGATGGGTCCCTCTGGGTGCGTTTGGGGGTTTAGGGGTGGGAGATGGGTCCCTGTGGGTgcttttgggggtgcaggggtgggagaTGGGTCCCTCTGGGTGCGTTTGGGGGTTTAGGGGTGGGAGATGGGTCCCTGTGGGTgcttttgggggtgcaggggtgggagatgggggaccctctgggtgctgctgggggttGGAGATGCAGGGGAGGGTGATGGGGTCCCTGCTGGTACTGCTGTGGGTGCAGGAGTGGGAGATGGGTCCCTGttggtgctgctgggggtgcaggggtgggagatggggtctctgtgggtgctgctgtgggtgcAGGAGTGGGAGATGGGTCCCTGttggtgctgctgggggtgcaggggtgggagaTGGGGTCCCTCTGGGTgcttttgggggtgcaggggtgggagaTGGGTCCCTCTGGGTGCGtttgggggctcaggggtgGGAGATGGGTCCCTGTGGGTgcttttgggggtgcaggggtgggagaTGGGTCCCTGTGGGTgctttgggggtgcaggggtgggagaTGGGTCCCTCTGGGTGCGTTTGGGGTTTAGGGGTGGGAGATGGGTCCCTGTGGGTgcttttgggggtgcaggggtgggagatgggggaccctctgggtgctgctggggggttGGAGATGCAGGGGAGGGTGATGGGGTCCCTGCTGGTACTGCTGTGGGTGCAGGAGTGGGAGATGGGTCCCTGttggtgctgctgggggtgcaggggtgggagaTGGGGTCTTTGtaggtgctgctggaggcacgGGGGGAGGATGGGGTCCCTCTGGGTGCTTTTGGGGGTGCAGGAATAAGAGATGGGGGTCCCTGCAGCTGCCGGGTGTGCAGGGGTGGGAGATGGGGTCCCTGCGGGTGCTGCCAGGgttgcagggctggggagggcactGCTGGGGTCTGCAGGGCGACCCTAAGGCGGGTCCCTGATTGACCCCCCGCCACCGGCAGCCGACGTGATGGACCAGGCATCGCTGTGGCCCCCGATGTACCCGGGCCGGGGTCCCGGCGCCCACCTGCAGCACACGGGGCAGCTGCCCGTGTACTCGCGCTCCCAGTTCCTGCGGCAGCAGGAGCTCTacgccctgcagcagcagcagcgggcgGCCCAGGCCCTCGAGATCCAGCGCCAGGCGCACGTCCAGGTGcccacggggctgggggtggcgggggtgagggggcgggggcgcggggtTGTGGGGCTGGGACGCGGGGCTGGCTCGAGGACGCGGGGCTGGCTCGAGGTTGGGGCGTAGGGTGGGGATGCGGGGCTAGGAGGGGGCTGGGGTCGGAGAGGCAGCGCGGGATGTGGGGCTGGGTTGcgggatgtggggctggggtgtgAGACGCTGCTGCGcgaggggcagggcaggggggatgcggggcagggctggggggctggggccgggcagtggggcaggggccgggccgtggggctgggctgtgtggtgctgggcagggctgggggatgcGGGGCCGGGATGTGGGGCAGGGTTGcagggggctgggcagggctgcggggcaggggccgggctgtggggctggcatGTGCCGACCTCGGTGTCCCCCGCAGCGGAAGCCGGAGGAGCAGCCCCTGGAGCTGGAGGACGGGGGTCCCGAGAAGCCCCTCAAACCCTCCCACAAAGCAGTTGCCTTAAACCCCCCGGCCAAGGGCCTGTCCTCGGCAGCCCCCGGGCCCCCCAAGCTGTCCCCTTGCTGCCACTCTCCCGCCCTGCGGCACCCGGCCAAGTGCCCCGTGGCCCTCCCTGCGGCCCCCTGCACTTTACCCGTCTGCCCCGCCGCCAGCTCCGCCGtggccccccgctccccggccgaCAGCCCCCTGCCCGTCCAGAGCAAGGGCAGCGACGGCGAGGACAAGCGCGGAGAGGGGCAGCCGCCCCGCGACTACCCCAAGTCCCTGGAGCCAGGTAGGACCGGGGCggcgaggaagaggagggcgGCTGCGGCGCcgggggggtgccggggggtcccTGTTGAGCATCGCCTGCTTCCTTGCAGACCTGCCCCCCGGCTACAGCTACCCAGCCGCTGGCATGGGCTTCTCCGAGGCGCACTCCGCCGAGCCGGCTGACCCCGACACTATGCACGCCGGCTCCCCGCCGGCTGAGCCGGAGCAGTCCCGGACCTTCAGCCCCGCCGGGGAGGTGCTGCGGGAGCCGGGCCCCCTGCGGGAGCCGGCAGCTGGGGGGGCGATGGCCGAGGGTCCCGGGGCGCTGCTGCACCGTCACCACCTCCTCCTCGCCCCGGGGTCCCTCTGCGGCGAGcgggggccggccccggccgcgggggcTGCCGAGGAGCGGGCGCCGGTGCCCTTTGGGGTGCGCCGGGAGGCGGCTCAGGGAGCGCCGGAGCAGAGCCCACCGGAGCAGCAGCACCCGGTGCCGGTGGTGGGggcctccccgctgccccccgctgtggaagaggaggaggaggaggaggaggaagagggtgACAGTGATGGCTCGGAGCCGGAGGGCAGCTGCGACGAGGAGGATGGCGACAGCCCCAGCGGGCGACAGGGCTGCCCGGGCGGGCTGGAGGCCCTGATTGCCGCTGGCATCGACCTGGGGGAGCTGCCGGCGCTGGGCTCGCCCAGggagccccccccggcccccccctcGCCCGCCCCCCACGCCTCAGGGATCCCTGGCATCGCCCTGCTCAGCGAGCTCGCCGACCTGGAGCTGCGCCGGCGCCGCTGCGACCTGGCCCTGGAAGGTGAGCggcccccggtgccccccagcaccccctgccccacggcaccctgtCCTCCCGGTGCCCCCCGTCCGGCGGTTGGGcgccccggcgccccccgcccgcagcgCTGCCAGCCCGCGGGGGCGCGTGGCGGGTGTCGCGCGCAGGGCTTGCAACGGGGGGCTCGTGTGGCGCGCGCGGGAGTGGGGCCGCTTTTGCACAAGCTCTTGCAcaagcagggctgggcagggcgcCTGCGGTGCAGCAGAGGGGGGGGGCTGCCTTTGCgtttttggggctggggggccgcaCGCGTGTTGGCGGTGGGGGGCCGCGCGCCCATTCGCGCCGCGGGGCCGCACGcgcgccggcggcagcgggagcgggCTGCCCGCATGCTGGTGGTGCAGCGCGGTGCCCGGCGGCTGGGCCCTGCTCGCAGCCCGGCTCCGGGGCTCTGCTCCAGCGCTGGCTCCGGGCAGGCGCCGGGATTCCCTCCCGGCCCGGCTCCCCCAGGGAATCCCGGGGGCCCCGGCGGGGaaggccggccggccggcctgGCACGTCCCCAGCGCCGCCGCGGGCGGGTGGCAGCGGGGCCCCACGTGCTCGGTGCTGCCCGCGGCCGTGCGTGGCGTGGGGCCGTGCcgctgtggggcgggggggcggggggtggtgGCCGtggggccccgctccccgctgctCGCCCCGCCGCAGATGGGGCGGCCGGATGGGGTGCGTCACCGcgtccctcccagccctggccTTGGCTCCGCTCGCCGATGAGTTCATCGCTGGCCGCCGCTGCGCGCCTggccccggcctcccccggccccacggccgCCCAGGGACGCTGGCCATGCCGCACGTGCGGCACCCTGTGccccgtccccctgcccgccgccaCTCCCTGTGcggccccacggccgcccccgGACACCCCGCTCGTAACATGGCACCCCGTGGCACGGCCccgtgccccacggcaccccctgccccacagacacccctTCTCTCCCCGCACGGCCCCCGTGGTGGTTCTGGTGCCAGCGTGGCGCGTGCGTGCGTGCACGGGCCGTTGCACAAGCGCGCACGTGGGGCAGCGCGGGGGTCCGGGGCGCGTCTCGTGCTGGCCCCGCTGACCTCCCGTCCCGGCAGGGGAGGACGAGGACCTGCTGGCCTTCAACCTGCAGAACCTGGCCACGGTGGCGGCCGCCTGGTCGCTGGTGGAGGCGGCCAGCCGGGAGGGCAGCCCCCCCGTGCTcagccccctgcccacctccccgccgccccgcgcccgcgtCCCCCGCCGCAAGTACACCTGGACGCCCAAAACCAAGGCCGTGAGTGTTTCCGCGTGTGTGGTCGGTGCGGGAGGTGGGATGAGTTGTGCCCGGTCTCAGCCCGGGGGCTGAGGCTGCCGGCGCTGCGAGCtgcccgccccctcccccggcccccaggTTTGTCCCCTGAAGGCGGCCATCGAGCAGCTCAACACGCAGGAGGTGGAGGTGCGGATGCGGCTGGCCGAGCTCCAGCGCCGCTACAAGGAGAAGCAGCGGGAGCTGGTGAAGCTGCAGAGGCGGCACGACCACGAGTACGTCCCCGttcccgtccccgtccctgctGGGTCcgggggggcaggcggggaggtGGCCCGTGGGAAGCGGGGAGGCCGGGGAGGGAGCGCCCTCCGCCGAGTGGGACGGCGGTGGCAGTCACCGGTGTGATGAGTTTGGGGCCGTCCTCAGTCCGGCTCGGCGGAGGGGCACCGCCTGCGGCAGCCGCGTGGCTCAGGGTGCCCCCGGTCTTGCCGCGGCTGCAGGCGTGACGAGAGCTCCCggagcccggcgcggcgcggcccggggcggccgAGGAAGCGCAAGCACTCCAGCACGCTGGGCAGGGCCGAGAGCCGCAAGGTCAAGTGAGTGACCGGCGCCGCGTGCCCTCCTTGTCCCCGGGGACgggccaccagccctgctgccggGGGGTCCGGCCGTCCCGCCGTGGGGGTGTCGCTGCTCAGGGGCCGCCCCATCgcatccccccccgcccccgtcaGCAGCAGCCGCATTTCGGGGCGGGGGGTGAGGGGGTCCGGCCACTCGCTCCGGCGCGCTCCCGCTCTCAGCCCGCTTGCGGTGGGGGGGCTCGGCTGGGCGGCAGCACCGCGTCCCCCCCCGCCGGCTGCGGGAGCAGCGTTGCATAAAAGCCTCTTTATCTGCGCCGTATAAAGCCATTGGTCACGCTGCAGCGGCGTTCATCGCTGCCGGCGCTTTATTATTACCCATTAGCCGCCCGGCGCAGCCGTTTCCCCACTCCCGGGCCCTGTATAATTGTCCTTCTCCGCTACAAATTGCCTCTCCCGACAGGCCCATTTGCATAAATCCTCCGAGCGAGT contains:
- the BAHCC1 gene encoding BAH and coiled-coil domain-containing protein 1 isoform X9, which encodes MDGRDFAPPPRLLSERGSLGHRHGAGRVAGSAHGAVQPPGHFQPTKYFPAPIAMATHTAGSGLMGNAPTSSFMGGFLSSSLGSGAPSHPAGPTASPPEPAFRGPHSGTSQIWFSHSHEAPGYPRFSGSLASTFLPMSHLDHHGNSNVLYGQHRFYESQKDNFYLRNLPAQPALLPAGHGFPGIARAAPGPPTSSCSREREAGPLPKTPKDYDRFLAGKEKAGKGDPKERPPEEDPKDRHKAVLPVSPEGHCKEGLPPRGAGDGRPKHLASCLLGAKGLEGDVGRAVLPSCAGSALPRAGRCSAKEPCRGEREPGAPEAPQPYGECMERRQMLHHAVSYAVPTGPAPLGPAAGSFPCLQLHAGSEVLCPLPEPAGRELKLSGATLVPSVGHLTDKSRSFQVAAEAGGLERAEGKDRHAEVGAEPPAAYGGPFHHSLKAEGPAERRLEWGAPGARLKGLEYLGGGAAEGPPFAGRGPAPKGALEKGYFEVPPAPDCSRAARPDPLGVRVGPSCCTLEKGPPKDPPPGPGPQKVARIRHQQHPEAEAAAAGPGPEGKRKPLELSALGYGGPPLPPWGVQGQGPPLAVAEERKGPYLDPFGTSLQQAALMTQGSVLGQEVPAAPDEVSAMKNLLKYSNQALLGGQKGPPFVGLGGVKGSCAHQDAKFPPGKGQPELERPDCARGREHDGLAPGEGEVRQPPVGIAVAVARQKDTLGRPEPSYGGGSSGRQGRAAAGIKAGTARPMHLIDLEAEEERGRLCEERLGLPGRELLLQDNKDLVEFARMHPSGGCPGELTPHLMIAGGSSLPAGQLGGDPAAHAHPAHTHWLPRTRSPSIWMGGHSYGIGHPALHQNLPPAFPASMPSTMQPVFPLSQDPPAQLVILPTEPPAHGTPHTLADVMDQASLWPPMYPGRGPGAHLQHTGQLPVYSRSQFLRQQELYALQQQQRAAQALEIQRQAHVQRKPEEQPLELEDGGPEKPLKPSHKAVALNPPAKGLSSAAPGPPKLSPCCHSPALRHPAKCPVALPAAPCTLPVCPAASSAVAPRSPADSPLPVQSKGSDGEDKRGEGQPPRDYPKSLEPDLPPGYSYPAAGMGFSEAHSAEPADPDTMHAGSPPAEPEQSRTFSPAGEVLREPGPLREPAAGGAMAEGPGALLHRHHLLLAPGSLCGERGPAPAAGAAEERAPVPFGVRREAAQGAPEQSPPEQQHPVPVVGASPLPPAVEEEEEEEEEEGDSDGSEPEGSCDEEDGDSPSGRQGCPGGLEALIAAGIDLGELPALGSPREPPPAPPSPAPHASGIPGIALLSELADLELRRRRCDLALEGEDEDLLAFNLQNLATVAAAWSLVEAASREGSPPVLSPLPTSPPPRARVPRRKYTWTPKTKAVCPLKAAIEQLNTQEVEVRMRLAELQRRYKEKQRELVKLQRRHDHEAVKTSLSLLCAELRGDPEPKKKMSKLAEAAFGSLKGSPEKVRCKKSGSQGKLACKVAHKVSQLKQKVKSKGLPAGISPFRRKDPNPSGRIQKKLSRPKSSKATKYQPQDPDPRQPAGFKDEHDGDTDSEDGDDEPGLSLLPSVPVAVLGPSPSSVVKMEANEKAKKKKERQGLLGPCRLGSPEGEVKIKRRPVKPGTGKLEKVPARRKAGGCEEGGKKKLKAKPKESLRPPAPSGPSAPAPAGSLFAGTDPRHFGPRDEGARLASERLKKATRKSKVLQSALRRKNGALSLALSPRSAKTILSKGKKLAKVKSKVATKQCKGRAVSKLLESFTVEDDFDFDDNSSFSEEEEEGGCLAGVARVGCRSPLPHACAIQKEDLRDGLHILIPKEDSLLYAGSVRTIQPPDIYSIIIEGERGNRQRIYSQEQLLQEAVLDVRPQSRRSLPPGTRVCAYWSQKSRCLYPGNVVRAGSSSDEEEDDPEAVMVEFDDGDTGHIAVSNIRLLPPDFKIQCTEPSPALLVSSSCRRTKRSCGDVPPPSELPPSLCPDRHDGPEPPKNSGKKAAGKDKSGKATEVLSGGKAPVLSEPFLGRRGGPLLSWSAVAQTKRKAASKGTAVLQNLFQVNGSAKKLRAKEAIFPVHHHHHLAAPVFGNGFGADSFSRIASSYASFGAGAGLVLPAAQKLLRSKKAERLEAEMGKSSRRKAGSEYLVKLDHEGVTSPKNKNCKALLLAEKDFGAKLERPLASHGYAHAALAGKDRKGRAPVHQLPVGLALRKYSGQAEFTLNCDSDCHSSYSDMDEDEEAGGLGADVPSRFMTRLSVSSSSSGSSTSSSSGSISTSSLCSSDNEDSSYSSEDEDSTLLLQTCLSHPVPALLAQPEALRSKSGAPQRCFLTKAAAAGPKAKLKRKEALSFSKAKEFSRRQRLPSVENRPKISAFLPARQLWRWSGNPTQRRGMKGKARKLFYKAIVRGKETLRIGDCAVFLSAGRPNLPYIGRIESMWESWGSNMVVKVKWFYHPEETKLGKRQSDGKVRSGPGRGGGGGWHAGEGGRPVTPCCRRPPPQNALYQSCHEDENDVQTISHKCQVVGREHYEQMTRSKKYQDRQDLYYLAGTYDPTTGRLVTADGVPILC
- the BAHCC1 gene encoding BAH and coiled-coil domain-containing protein 1 isoform X7, producing the protein MDGRDFAPPPRLLSERGSLGHRHGAGRVAGSAHGAVQPPGHFQPTKYFPAPIAMATHTAGSGLMGNAPTSSFMGGFLSSSLGSGAPSHPAGPTASPPEPAFRGPHSGTSQIWFSHSHEAPGYPRFSGSLASTFLPMSHLDHHGNSNVLYGQHRFYESQKDNFYLRNLPAQPALLPAGHGFPGIARAAPGPPTSSCSREREAGPLPKTPKDYDRFLAGKEKAGKGDPKERPPEEDPKDRHKAVLPVSPEGHCKEGLPPRGAGDGRPKHLASCLLGAKGLEGDVGRAVLPSCAGSALPRAGRCSAKEPCRGEREPGAPEAPQPYGECMERRQMLHHAVSYAVPTGPAPLGPAAGSFPCLQLHAGSEVLCPLPEPAGRELKLSGATLVPSVGHLTDKSRSFQVAAEAGGLERAEGKDRHAEVGAEPPAAYGGPFHHSLKAEGPAERRLEWGAPGARLKGLEYLGGGAAEGPPFAGRGPAPKGALEKGYFEVPPAPDCSRAARPDPLGVRVGPSCCTLEKGPPKDPPPGPGPQKVARIRHQQHPEAEAAAAGPGPEGKRKPLELSALGYGGPPLPPWGVQGQGPPLAVAEERKGPYLDPFGTSLQQAALMTQGSVLGQEVPAAPDEVSAMKNLLKYSNQALLGGQKGPPFVGLGGVKGSCAHQDAKFPPGKGQPELERPDCARGREHDGLAPGEGEVRQPPVGIAVAVARQKDTLGRPEPSYGGGSSGRQGRAAAGIKAGTARPMHLIDLEAEEERGRLCEERLGLPGRELLLQDNKDLVEFARMHPSGGCPGELTPHLMIAGGSSLPAGQLGGDPAAHAHPAHTHWLPRTRSPSIWMGGHSYGIGHPALHQNLPPAFPASMPSTMQPVFPLSQDPPAQLVILPTEPPAHGTPHTLADVMDQASLWPPMYPGRGPGAHLQHTGQLPVYSRSQFLRQQELYALQQQQRAAQALEIQRQAHVQRKPEEQPLELEDGGPEKPLKPSHKAVALNPPAKGLSSAAPGPPKLSPCCHSPALRHPAKCPVALPAAPCTLPVCPAASSAVAPRSPADSPLPVQSKGSDGEDKRGEGQPPRDYPKSLEPDLPPGYSYPAAGMGFSEAHSAEPADPDTMHAGSPPAEPEQSRTFSPAGEVLREPGPLREPAAGGAMAEGPGALLHRHHLLLAPGSLCGERGPAPAAGAAEERAPVPFGVRREAAQGAPEQSPPEQQHPVPVVGASPLPPAVEEEEEEEEEEGDSDGSEPEGSCDEEDGDSPSGRQGCPGGLEALIAAGIDLGELPALGSPREPPPAPPSPAPHASGIPGIALLSELADLELRRRRCDLALEGEDEDLLAFNLQNLATVAAAWSLVEAASREGSPPVLSPLPTSPPPRARVPRRKYTWTPKTKAVCPLKAAIEQLNTQEVEVRMRLAELQRRYKEKQRELVKLQRRHDHEAVKTSLSLLCAELRGDPEPKKKMSKLAEAAFGSLKGSPPPCAPQEKVRCKKSGSQGKLACKVAHKVSQLKQKVKSKGLPAGISPFRRKDPNPSGRIQKKLSRPKSSKATKYQPQDPDPRQPAGFKDEHDGDTDSEDGDDEPGLSLLPSVPVAVLGPSPSSVVKMEANEKAKKKKERQGLLGPCRLGSPEGEVKIKRRPVKPGTGKLEKVPARRKAGGCEEGGKKKLKAKPKESLRPPAPSGPSAPAPAGSLFAGTDPRHFGPRDEGARLASERLKKATRKSKVLQSALRRKNGALSLALSPRSAKTILSKGKKLAKVKSKVATKQCKGRAVSKLLESFTVEDDFDFDDNSSFSEEEEEGGCLAGVARVGCRSPLPHACAIQKEDLRDGLHILIPKEDSLLYAGSVRTIQPPDIYSIIIEGERGNRQRIYSQEQLLQEAVLDVRPQSRRSLPPGTRVCAYWSQKSRCLYPGNVVRAGSSSDEEEDDPEAVMVEFDDGDTGHIAVSNIRLLPPDFKIQCTEPSPALLVSSSCRRTKRSCGDVPPPSELPPSLCPDRHDGPEPPKNSGKKAAGKDKSGKATEVLSGGKAPVLSEPFLGRRGGPLLSWSAVAQTKRKAASKGTAVLQNLFQVNGSAKKLRAKEAIFPVHHHHHLAAPVFGNGFGADSFSRIASSYASFGAGAGLVLPAAQKLLRSKKAERLEAEMGKSSRRKAGSEYLVKLDHEGVTSPKNKNCKALLLAEKDFGAKLERPLASHGYAHAALAGKDRKGRAPVHQLPVGLALRKYSGQAEFTLNCDSDCHSSYSDMDEDEEAGGLGADVPSRFMTRLSVSSSSSGSSTSSSSGSISTSSLCSSDNEDSSYSSEDEDSTLLLQTCLSHPVPALLAQPEALRSKSGAPQRCFLTKAAAAGPKAKLKRKEALSFSKAKEFSRRQRLPSVENRPKISAFLPARQLWRWSGNPTQRRGMKGKARKLFYKAIVRGKETLRIGDCAVFLSAGRPNLPYIGRIESMWESWGSNMVVKVKWFYHPEETKLGKRQSDGKVRSGPGRGGGGGWHAGEGGRPVTPCCRRPPPQNALYQSCHEDENDVQTISHKCQVVGREHYEQMTRSKKYQDRQDLYYLAGTYDPTTGRLVTADGVPILC